A window from Alkalicoccobacillus plakortidis encodes these proteins:
- a CDS encoding HD domain-containing protein — MDALGAIGIARTFTYSGHKQQSMYDPELSIRENMSVEEYRHGKSSAIHHFYEKLLKLPDQMNTVQGRKLADERATYMKTFLEQFYSEWSFEG, encoded by the coding sequence TTGGATGCCCTAGGTGCGATAGGCATTGCAAGAACGTTTACTTACTCAGGTCATAAACAACAGTCCATGTATGATCCAGAGCTCTCTATCCGTGAAAATATGAGCGTTGAGGAATACCGTCATGGCAAATCAAGTGCCATTCACCATTTTTACGAAAAACTGCTTAAGCTACCGGATCAAATGAATACGGTACAAGGCAGAAAATTAGCAGATGAACGAGCTACATATATGAAAACCTTTCTTGAGCAATTTTATTCTGAATGGTCTTTTGAAGGTTAA
- a CDS encoding GntR family transcriptional regulator — protein sequence MPDHSIQKPIPYYEQFYHSIKQMIFSGEFKPGDRINETQLAKSFNVSKSPVREAIRVLEREGLLIVDDKSKVRVYQPTHKDVREIYQCRQALEPFAVALTTERANDQQIGELEQLLQETAVAIQKENTAEDLINLNETFHLKLVTYCENSRLQKQIDDLHSLIYLFRVYNLTGLNRAKVILEQHQEVFKYIKAQDKQKAADAMFRHLQSDLDHLLMLLSQT from the coding sequence TTGCCAGACCATTCTATACAGAAACCAATTCCTTATTATGAACAATTTTATCATTCAATTAAGCAGATGATTTTCTCAGGTGAATTCAAACCAGGTGACCGGATTAATGAAACACAGCTGGCTAAGTCGTTTAATGTAAGTAAAAGTCCAGTTAGAGAAGCAATACGTGTACTAGAGCGTGAGGGTTTGTTAATTGTTGATGATAAATCCAAGGTCCGGGTCTACCAACCCACTCATAAAGATGTTAGAGAAATCTATCAATGCAGACAGGCACTTGAACCGTTTGCCGTCGCTTTAACAACAGAACGTGCAAATGATCAACAGATAGGTGAGCTAGAACAATTACTTCAGGAAACCGCTGTTGCGATTCAAAAGGAAAACACGGCAGAGGATTTAATTAATTTAAATGAAACATTTCATTTAAAGCTAGTTACATATTGTGAGAATTCTCGTCTGCAAAAACAAATCGATGATCTTCACTCTCTAATCTATTTATTTAGAGTGTATAATTTGACTGGGTTAAATCGAGCTAAAGTAATTTTAGAACAGCATCAAGAAGTATTTAAGTACATAAAGGCACAGGATAAACAAAAAGCAGCTGATGCGATGTTTAGGCATTTGCAGAGTGATTTAGATCATTTGTTAATGTTATTAAGTCAGACTTAG
- a CDS encoding HD domain-containing protein has product MNQLALPLTEEWVQIQLAGDTTGHDWYHIKRVTTLAQHLSLDTDANSTVVILASLLHDLADDKVVANEASGLVSITNWLNKLDVTASDIDHILLIITTMSFKAGTGKPMQTLEGQIVQDADRLGCPRCDRHCKNVYLLRS; this is encoded by the coding sequence ATGAATCAATTGGCCTTACCACTAACGGAGGAATGGGTGCAGATTCAATTGGCTGGTGATACCACAGGACACGATTGGTACCATATTAAACGAGTCACAACATTAGCTCAGCATCTCTCTTTGGATACAGATGCAAATTCGACTGTTGTTATTCTCGCTAGTCTCCTACATGATCTAGCGGATGATAAAGTGGTCGCAAACGAGGCATCTGGACTTGTTTCTATTACTAATTGGCTAAATAAACTTGACGTTACAGCATCTGATATCGATCATATCTTGCTCATTATCACTACCATGTCTTTTAAAGCAGGCACCGGAAAGCCTATGCAGACCTTAGAAGGACAAATTGTACAAGATGCGGATCGGCTTGGATGCCCTAGGTGCGATAGGCATTGCAAGAACGTTTACTTACTCAGGTCATAA